In a genomic window of Methanogenium sp. S4BF:
- a CDS encoding aconitase X catalytic domain-containing protein, which yields MYLDSDDEKVLAGEYGETRRKMMEILVALGKVFGAEKFVPITSAQVAGASYKTIGKWGLEWLRSLDARVAVPAVLNPIGMPRERWQEMGIPSDFAEKQNAVLDAYRRLGVKLECTCTPYYINRTSYGEHIAWSESSAVSYANSVIGARTNREGGPSALAAAIIGKTPFYGLHIWENRMPQVAFRIEAEETLHARHYGAIGYLAGKVAGNRVPFFYGIRPNRDQLKALGAAMAASGAVALYHVEGITPDSRVLQERGTDISALETITITGEEIEAVFEERTVDAVAIGCPHCSEDELEEIAGLLKGKKVIKPLYIFAARGVAQAHPNLVGRIEQSGARVWEDTCIVVSPGMDHFDTIMVNSGKAFAYVPNMCGAAAVLGSTEECIAAALGE from the coding sequence ATGTACCTTGATTCAGATGATGAAAAGGTTCTTGCGGGAGAATACGGCGAAACCCGCAGGAAGATGATGGAGATTCTTGTTGCTCTTGGAAAAGTCTTCGGGGCAGAGAAGTTTGTGCCAATCACCAGCGCACAGGTGGCAGGTGCATCATATAAGACGATAGGTAAATGGGGTCTCGAATGGCTGAGAAGTCTTGATGCACGGGTGGCTGTGCCCGCTGTTCTTAATCCAATCGGGATGCCGCGTGAACGATGGCAGGAGATGGGCATTCCCTCTGATTTTGCAGAGAAACAGAACGCTGTTCTGGATGCATACCGGCGGCTGGGAGTTAAACTGGAGTGCACCTGCACACCGTATTATATCAACCGGACATCATACGGAGAACATATTGCATGGTCTGAGTCGTCTGCTGTGTCCTATGCGAACTCGGTAATCGGTGCCCGGACGAATCGTGAGGGTGGTCCTTCTGCCCTTGCTGCTGCAATTATCGGGAAGACGCCGTTTTATGGTCTGCATATCTGGGAGAACAGGATGCCGCAGGTGGCATTCCGGATTGAAGCGGAAGAAACGCTCCATGCCCGCCATTATGGTGCCATCGGGTATCTCGCCGGAAAGGTGGCGGGCAACCGTGTGCCGTTCTTTTATGGAATACGGCCAAATCGCGACCAGCTGAAGGCACTTGGCGCTGCAATGGCTGCCAGTGGGGCAGTGGCGCTGTATCACGTTGAGGGTATCACCCCTGATTCCCGTGTGCTGCAGGAACGAGGGACTGATATATCCGCACTGGAAACGATCACCATTACCGGGGAAGAGATTGAGGCAGTCTTTGAGGAACGGACTGTTGATGCGGTGGCAATTGGGTGTCCGCACTGCTCAGAGGATGAACTGGAGGAGATTGCAGGGCTACTGAAGGGGAAAAAGGTAATAAAACCATTGTACATCTTTGCTGCACGGGGTGTGGCGCAGGCACATCCCAATCTTGTTGGAAGAATTGAGCAGTCCGGTGCACGAGTGTGGGAGGATACCTGTATTGTTGTTTCGCCCGGAATGGATCACTTTGACACGATAATGGTCAATTCGGGTAAGGCATTTGCGTATGTACCGAATATGTGCGGTGCAGCGGCGGTCCTTGGATCTACTGAGGAATGTATTGCTGCTGCTCTGGGCGAATAA
- a CDS encoding HEAT repeat domain-containing protein: MALWFTMQHPTETTVKDSPPEEDSEKKRRDTIHELIEFLKSENLTFRWKAAQMLGGMHASEAVEPLIEALSDEYVDVSWIAAKSLGTIGDKRAVMPLIHCLASEEQWLRTGAATGLGRIGDKRAVNPLIKLLNDEKTKVRIATIEALASIGDERAVGPLIGLLKDGEKKVKVAAAHALVTFKGDRVIKALKECLNDTDIQEEVTQAVKQIESRDEMQKMSIPI; the protein is encoded by the coding sequence ATGGCGTTGTGGTTTACCATGCAACATCCCACCGAAACCACTGTAAAAGATAGTCCTCCTGAAGAGGATTCTGAAAAAAAAAGAAGAGATACGATTCACGAGCTCATCGAATTTCTAAAAAGTGAAAATCTTACGTTCAGATGGAAAGCCGCCCAGATGCTGGGGGGAATGCATGCCAGTGAAGCAGTCGAACCTCTCATAGAAGCACTTTCGGATGAATATGTCGACGTAAGCTGGATTGCCGCCAAATCATTAGGAACGATTGGTGACAAAAGAGCAGTCATGCCCCTGATACATTGTCTGGCCAGTGAGGAGCAGTGGCTGAGAACAGGGGCTGCAACAGGACTCGGGAGGATAGGAGATAAAAGGGCCGTAAACCCGCTCATAAAATTATTGAACGATGAGAAAACAAAAGTCAGAATCGCAACAATTGAGGCATTGGCATCAATCGGTGATGAACGCGCAGTGGGACCACTCATCGGTCTGCTAAAAGATGGAGAAAAAAAGGTGAAAGTTGCTGCAGCACATGCACTCGTGACATTTAAGGGGGATCGAGTAATCAAAGCACTAAAAGAATGTCTCAATGACACCGATATTCAGGAAGAAGTCACTCAGGCGGTAAAACAAATCGAAAGCAGGGATGAAATGCAAAAAATGAGCATCCCAATTTGA
- a CDS encoding ammonium transporter yields MINSAFILICTAMVILMTPGVGFFYGGLVRKKNLISMLTLSFVSIALVSVQWVVIGYSLTFGPDIGGLIGGPDYFMLQGVGMSGEPVPDMLFMMFQLSFAAITLAIITSAVAERVRLSSFIIFGLLWTTFIYDPLAHWVWGGGWASSLGVLDFAGGIVVHIGAGFGALALALVIGSRLGFGEHNIEPHNIPLTLLGGALLWFGWFGFNAGSALAVNEVAINAFAVTNISAAAGALSWMFASWIHGKPSSLGMISGAIAGLGAITPAAGFVGPMSAICIGTISGILCYGALLFRLEHNWDESLDAWAIHGVGGLWGTIALGIFAVPAIGGISGLLSGGSSQIGLQIAGALAAVLFAFVGTFILAKAVDMAFGLRVTKDEEYVGLDIAQHGETIN; encoded by the coding sequence ATGATTAATTCGGCGTTCATACTCATATGCACTGCAATGGTTATCCTGATGACGCCAGGGGTAGGTTTTTTCTATGGAGGCCTTGTCAGAAAAAAAAATCTGATATCAATGCTGACGCTTTCTTTTGTTTCAATTGCACTGGTATCTGTACAATGGGTAGTGATTGGTTACAGTCTCACGTTCGGTCCTGATATTGGGGGGTTAATCGGGGGCCCTGACTATTTCATGCTCCAGGGTGTTGGCATGTCGGGTGAGCCTGTGCCTGATATGCTTTTCATGATGTTTCAGCTGTCATTTGCGGCAATAACTCTTGCAATTATTACATCCGCTGTTGCTGAGAGAGTAAGGCTCAGCTCTTTTATCATATTCGGCCTTTTATGGACGACATTTATCTATGATCCACTGGCACACTGGGTGTGGGGCGGCGGCTGGGCATCTTCTTTGGGAGTTCTGGATTTTGCAGGCGGAATTGTGGTTCACATAGGGGCAGGGTTTGGCGCTCTCGCACTTGCACTTGTCATAGGATCACGACTTGGGTTTGGAGAGCACAATATTGAACCTCATAACATACCCCTGACGCTGCTCGGCGGTGCACTGCTCTGGTTCGGCTGGTTTGGGTTTAATGCGGGAAGTGCTCTTGCAGTAAATGAAGTTGCAATAAATGCATTTGCGGTAACAAACATATCCGCAGCAGCGGGTGCATTATCCTGGATGTTTGCATCCTGGATTCATGGAAAACCAAGTTCTCTCGGTATGATCTCCGGTGCAATTGCAGGTCTTGGCGCAATAACGCCGGCTGCAGGATTTGTGGGCCCCATGTCTGCAATATGTATCGGGACCATATCCGGGATATTATGTTATGGGGCTCTTCTGTTTAGACTTGAACACAACTGGGATGAATCGCTGGATGCATGGGCAATCCATGGTGTTGGCGGATTATGGGGGACAATTGCCCTTGGCATATTTGCCGTACCTGCAATCGGCGGAATAAGCGGTCTCCTTTCTGGCGGCAGCTCCCAGATTGGACTTCAGATTGCCGGTGCACTTGCGGCAGTGCTATTCGCATTTGTTGGGACGTTTATCCTGGCAAAAGCAGTCGATATGGCATTTGGCCTCCGGGTCACAAAAGACGAGGAGTATGTCGGACTCGATATTGCACAGCATGGTGAGACGATAAACTGA
- a CDS encoding SulP family inorganic anion transporter, translating to MNAQTIQDEWFSNIRGDILAGITVALALIPEAIAFSIIAGVDPMVGLYASFCIAVVISVAGGRPGMISAATGSMALVMVILVRDFGLEYLLAATILTGIIQFCLGLLKVGRFISFIPYSVVLGFVNSLAILIFLAQIPFLIGATLPVYAMTAATIAIILLLPRFTRAVPAPLIAITLMTAIAIGTGLHVLTVGDLGTITKTLPLFHLPMVPISIETLLIILPYSATLVIVGLLESLLTASIIDEMIGTKSNKDREVKGQGIANFITGFFGGMAGCAMIGQSVINVTSGGRGRLSSMTAGLFLIFLIIVLGDLVAQIPMAALVGVMIMVAIGTFEWQSVKDIAKIPRSDAFVMIATIAIVVYTHDLAKGVLTGVVLAALAMAWKMSAISVSGVAMEDGVKIYTVKGQLFFGTMAAFIDLFDFSGDPGRIEIDFQNSHIWDHSAVEAIARVIDKYQQENKSVYVTGLDTESQKTLDKGFS from the coding sequence TTGAACGCGCAGACAATACAAGACGAATGGTTCTCAAATATCAGAGGTGACATACTTGCAGGAATTACCGTTGCACTTGCATTGATTCCCGAAGCAATTGCCTTTTCAATCATCGCCGGCGTTGATCCAATGGTCGGCCTGTATGCGTCATTCTGTATTGCAGTTGTAATATCCGTTGCAGGAGGACGGCCAGGCATGATTTCGGCTGCAACGGGCTCAATGGCACTGGTGATGGTTATTCTTGTCCGGGATTTCGGACTCGAATATCTCCTGGCAGCAACCATCCTGACCGGAATTATTCAATTTTGCCTTGGTCTTTTGAAAGTGGGCCGGTTTATTTCATTCATTCCATATTCAGTAGTGCTTGGCTTTGTAAATTCCCTTGCAATTCTGATTTTCCTCGCCCAGATCCCGTTTTTAATTGGCGCCACACTCCCCGTATATGCAATGACTGCAGCAACAATCGCAATTATCCTGTTGCTGCCCCGCTTCACACGGGCAGTGCCCGCACCCCTTATCGCCATCACTCTCATGACTGCAATTGCAATCGGAACAGGGTTGCATGTGCTGACAGTCGGAGATTTAGGTACAATTACCAAGACACTCCCCCTGTTTCATCTTCCAATGGTGCCGATAAGCATTGAAACACTTTTAATCATCCTCCCGTATTCTGCAACGCTGGTTATCGTTGGGCTTCTTGAATCACTCCTGACGGCATCAATCATTGATGAAATGATCGGTACAAAAAGCAATAAAGACCGGGAAGTAAAGGGACAGGGCATTGCAAACTTCATTACCGGTTTTTTCGGAGGTATGGCCGGATGCGCAATGATAGGCCAGTCCGTCATTAATGTAACATCCGGAGGAAGAGGAAGGCTTTCTTCAATGACTGCCGGCCTTTTCCTGATTTTTCTGATTATTGTTCTTGGGGATCTTGTGGCACAGATCCCCATGGCAGCACTTGTAGGCGTTATGATCATGGTTGCAATAGGCACATTTGAATGGCAATCTGTGAAAGACATCGCCAAAATCCCCCGGAGCGATGCATTTGTTATGATTGCAACGATAGCCATTGTTGTCTACACCCATGATCTTGCAAAGGGTGTACTCACCGGTGTTGTGCTTGCCGCACTTGCCATGGCGTGGAAAATGTCCGCTATATCCGTTTCAGGAGTTGCCATGGAAGACGGAGTGAAAATTTATACCGTAAAAGGGCAGCTTTTCTTTGGAACAATGGCCGCATTCATTGATCTTTTTGATTTTTCCGGAGACCCGGGGAGAATTGAGATCGACTTTCAAAATTCCCATATATGGGATCACTCTGCTGTTGAGGCAATTGCCAGAGTTATTGACAAATATCAGCAGGAAAACAAATCAGTTTATGTTACCGGCCTCGATACAGAAAGCCAGAAGACGCTTGATAAGGGATTTTCCTGA
- a CDS encoding universal stress protein: MYKNILLATDGSENARRAADEAAGFARILSSHVILVYIIQTPPSQSRMVQANFDVHSLLIEDAKSRINDIITIFEQGDLSYTLKVAIGDPSTEIIGIAEREKTDLIIIGSRGLGTIKGVFLGSVSQKVTYHAKCPVMIVK; this comes from the coding sequence ATGTATAAAAATATTCTACTTGCAACTGACGGATCTGAAAATGCACGACGTGCGGCCGATGAAGCGGCAGGTTTTGCAAGGATTCTGTCTTCCCATGTGATCCTGGTATATATCATACAGACTCCTCCTTCGCAATCAAGAATGGTACAGGCAAACTTTGATGTACATTCCCTTCTCATAGAAGATGCGAAATCCAGAATAAATGATATTATTACGATTTTTGAACAGGGGGATTTGTCATATACATTAAAGGTTGCAATAGGTGATCCCTCAACTGAGATAATTGGAATTGCCGAGAGGGAAAAAACTGACCTAATCATCATTGGCAGCAGGGGTCTTGGAACTATAAAAGGCGTATTTCTGGGAAGTGTAAGTCAGAAAGTAACTTATCATGCGAAATGCCCTGTCATGATTGTAAAATGA
- a CDS encoding FMN-binding glutamate synthase family protein encodes MVNLKTPNSNDAVHTSNRSKNVVPMSGMCSRCVDGCKGNCDIWLSSFRGREVLYPGPFGEVTAGADKNYPIDYSHLNIHGYAVGARGLPAGVTADSDTAVFEDVNTEVEYGWDIKVPMRVPIFTGALGSTDIARKNWEHFAIGAAISGITLVCGENVCGVDPDLKLDQNGMVESSPEMDRRIETYKKFHEGYGELLVQLNVEDTRLGTAEYVSSKHNLETIELKWGQGAKCIGGEIKVGSLSRATELKERGYIVLPDPTRHDVQKAFEDGAIKEFERHSRLGFVTKEGFLEEVDRLRDIGFKRVTLKTGAYSMKELAMAIRYSAEAKIDLLTIDGAPGGTGMSPWPMMNEWGIPTFYLQSLAYDFAAQLEKKGYRVPDLAIAGGFADEANAFKALCMGAPYFKAVCMGRALMIPGMVGKNIAKWIENDELPKSVSKYGSSVEEIFVSYQELKEKYDGRIDEIPLGAVGIYTYAQRFRTGMQQMMAGSRNFSFSSVSRNDVMALTPEAAEVSGIPYVMESYRDEALDILLE; translated from the coding sequence ATGGTAAACCTTAAAACACCCAATTCAAACGATGCTGTCCACACATCCAACCGTTCAAAAAATGTCGTGCCAATGTCAGGCATGTGTTCACGATGTGTTGACGGATGCAAAGGAAACTGTGACATCTGGCTTTCATCGTTCAGAGGCCGTGAAGTACTCTATCCCGGGCCCTTCGGAGAAGTAACTGCAGGTGCAGATAAAAACTACCCGATTGACTACTCACACCTCAACATCCACGGATATGCAGTTGGTGCACGCGGACTTCCCGCGGGCGTAACAGCAGACTCAGATACCGCGGTATTCGAAGATGTAAATACTGAAGTGGAATATGGATGGGATATTAAAGTCCCGATGAGAGTGCCTATCTTTACCGGAGCACTCGGCTCTACAGACATTGCACGTAAAAACTGGGAGCACTTCGCAATCGGTGCTGCAATTTCTGGAATCACCCTTGTCTGTGGTGAGAATGTCTGTGGTGTAGACCCAGACCTTAAGCTTGACCAGAACGGAATGGTGGAAAGCTCACCTGAGATGGACAGAAGGATTGAGACATACAAGAAATTCCACGAAGGGTATGGAGAACTTCTTGTTCAGCTCAACGTTGAAGACACACGCCTTGGTACCGCAGAATACGTATCCAGCAAACACAACCTCGAAACCATTGAACTGAAATGGGGACAGGGTGCAAAGTGCATCGGCGGTGAAATTAAAGTCGGTTCCCTTTCACGTGCAACTGAACTGAAAGAACGTGGATACATCGTCCTTCCGGACCCCACACGCCACGACGTTCAGAAAGCCTTTGAAGACGGTGCAATCAAAGAGTTCGAGCGCCACTCCCGCCTTGGGTTTGTCACCAAAGAAGGATTCCTGGAAGAAGTAGACCGCCTCCGTGACATCGGCTTCAAGCGTGTCACCCTCAAGACCGGGGCCTACTCAATGAAGGAACTTGCAATGGCAATACGCTACTCTGCAGAAGCAAAGATTGACCTCCTTACCATTGACGGCGCACCGGGCGGAACAGGAATGAGCCCATGGCCAATGATGAACGAATGGGGTATCCCGACATTCTATCTCCAGTCCCTTGCATATGACTTTGCAGCACAGCTTGAGAAGAAGGGCTACCGTGTACCTGACCTCGCAATCGCCGGCGGATTTGCTGACGAAGCAAATGCATTCAAGGCGCTCTGCATGGGTGCACCGTACTTCAAGGCAGTCTGCATGGGCCGTGCACTCATGATCCCGGGCATGGTCGGAAAGAACATCGCCAAATGGATTGAGAATGACGAACTGCCAAAGAGCGTTTCAAAATATGGTTCATCAGTTGAAGAGATCTTTGTATCCTACCAGGAGCTTAAAGAGAAGTACGACGGAAGAATCGATGAGATTCCACTCGGAGCAGTCGGTATTTACACCTATGCTCAGCGTTTCAGAACAGGAATGCAGCAGATGATGGCCGGAAGCCGCAACTTCAGCTTCAGTTCAGTCTCAAGAAACGACGTGATGGCACTTACACCGGAAGCAGCAGAAGTATCAGGCATCCCCTACGTCATGGAATCATACCGGGACGAAGCGCTTGATATTCTTCTCGAATAA
- the npdG gene encoding NADPH-dependent F420 reductase — protein MKIGIIGGTGDIGEGLAHRLSQNHQIIIGSRDKDKACESSECMVQCLSERGCSAHCCGATNQEAVDIADIIVISVNYRHLESTISSLTGFENKIVITPVNPIGKSDHFYYNPPAEGSAALAIKKMLPESAKIVAAFNNISAQKWKNLDETLDYSVAVCGDDKDAKKIVMGLVEEVSELTAFDAGPLETSSIIESITPLILNIAKFNNMKDVGIKFY, from the coding sequence ATGAAAATCGGCATCATTGGAGGCACAGGTGATATCGGGGAAGGTCTGGCCCACCGCCTCTCACAAAACCACCAGATCATCATAGGATCACGTGACAAAGACAAAGCGTGTGAGAGCAGTGAATGCATGGTCCAATGCCTTTCAGAGAGAGGCTGTTCAGCCCACTGTTGCGGGGCAACGAACCAGGAAGCAGTCGATATTGCCGATATTATTGTAATTTCTGTCAATTACCGGCACCTGGAATCGACAATCAGTTCTCTGACCGGATTTGAAAATAAGATTGTAATCACACCGGTAAACCCCATTGGAAAATCGGATCATTTCTATTACAACCCGCCTGCCGAAGGATCAGCTGCCCTTGCTATTAAAAAAATGCTGCCTGAAAGTGCGAAGATAGTTGCTGCATTCAACAACATTTCTGCACAAAAATGGAAAAACCTCGATGAAACACTGGATTATTCAGTTGCAGTCTGTGGGGATGACAAGGATGCAAAAAAAATTGTAATGGGACTTGTAGAAGAAGTCTCTGAACTTACCGCATTTGATGCAGGACCCCTTGAAACATCATCAATCATCGAGAGTATAACCCCCCTCATTCTCAACATTGCAAAATTCAACAATATGAAGGACGTCGGAATCAAATTTTACTGA
- a CDS encoding phosphoribosylanthranilate isomerase encodes MRIKICGITTKEDAMAAVAAGADAIGVISHSAESRRNLPDYRVKEIFSAVGSDAICAIVTHTTDPDELRAVCALRPDEIQMSHPFPRTMVPSSIHVVRVVSPGMVVPDDCDAVIVDASMGKGKQYDFEYSCSVRQTATVPVYLAGGLTPENVGTAVRAIHPDGVDVATGVERSAGVKDHAKIRTFIRAVREAEVFGEKC; translated from the coding sequence ATGCGGATAAAAATCTGTGGTATCACCACAAAAGAAGATGCAATGGCTGCAGTTGCCGCCGGTGCAGATGCTATTGGTGTGATTTCCCATTCCGCTGAATCAAGGCGCAATCTGCCTGATTACAGGGTGAAAGAGATATTTTCAGCCGTAGGTTCTGATGCAATCTGTGCCATTGTCACCCACACAACTGACCCGGATGAACTCAGGGCTGTATGTGCGCTCCGGCCCGATGAGATCCAGATGAGCCACCCTTTTCCCCGTACGATGGTTCCCTCTTCGATTCATGTTGTCCGGGTCGTCTCGCCCGGGATGGTTGTACCGGACGATTGCGATGCAGTGATTGTCGATGCGAGTATGGGGAAAGGAAAACAGTATGATTTTGAATATTCCTGCTCAGTGCGACAAACGGCAACGGTTCCGGTCTATCTGGCGGGAGGCCTGACTCCTGAAAACGTTGGTACGGCAGTGAGGGCTATCCATCCGGATGGTGTGGATGTGGCGACGGGGGTCGAACGGTCTGCCGGGGTTAAAGACCATGCCAAAATTCGTACATTTATCCGTGCGGTAAGAGAGGCCGAAGTATTCGGGGAAAAATGTTAA
- the glmM gene encoding phosphoglucosamine mutase translates to METPEKQLFGTNGVRGIIGEQMNPELVMKIGMALGSMRKGRIGVGRDTRTSGPALSRAMIAGLLATGCDVVDLGVLPTPAVQYLVREHFDAGAVITASHNPPEYNGVKIIEGDGTEMDDNETICLEGHLFGEDFTLSGWEAMGSLTSSPEMIYEYINAVAGYWKDINADGMTVVADPGSGPACESTPRILTKMGCRVITINGMMDGTFPGRMPEPTPEGLQPLSELVRETGAAFGVAHDGDADRAVFVDETGQYLEENEQFALVERFICSATPGIVVTPVSTSLLAERIAEETGSVVEYTRVGSISVARRMLALAEEGKTVVFGGEGNGGLILPGHQHCRDGAMTAATMVALLKSSGKTLSELRATLPPHAMLKDKIYTDSPKELLKMAEKTFSGENPDLTDGVRVNRQGMWALLRPSGTEPFMRLYVEAETEEEAGAFRDEIKRIISP, encoded by the coding sequence ATGGAAACACCTGAAAAACAACTGTTCGGAACAAACGGAGTACGAGGTATCATCGGGGAACAGATGAACCCTGAACTGGTGATGAAGATAGGAATGGCACTCGGAAGCATGAGAAAGGGACGCATCGGCGTGGGCCGTGATACCCGTACATCCGGGCCTGCACTATCCCGTGCAATGATAGCAGGCCTGCTTGCAACCGGATGCGACGTTGTTGATCTCGGCGTGCTTCCAACCCCTGCGGTCCAGTATCTGGTGCGCGAACACTTTGATGCCGGTGCGGTCATCACTGCGTCCCACAATCCACCGGAATATAACGGCGTGAAAATAATCGAAGGTGACGGTACAGAGATGGACGATAATGAGACCATCTGCCTTGAAGGGCACCTTTTTGGAGAAGACTTCACCCTGTCGGGATGGGAAGCCATGGGGAGCCTCACTTCCTCTCCGGAAATGATATATGAGTATATCAATGCCGTTGCCGGATACTGGAAAGATATCAATGCTGATGGAATGACCGTTGTTGCTGACCCGGGGTCAGGCCCGGCATGTGAGAGCACACCCCGGATTCTCACAAAGATGGGGTGCCGCGTGATCACCATAAACGGCATGATGGACGGGACATTTCCGGGCAGAATGCCGGAGCCAACACCGGAAGGGTTGCAGCCTCTTTCAGAACTCGTACGCGAAACCGGTGCGGCCTTTGGTGTTGCCCATGACGGTGATGCAGACCGTGCAGTCTTTGTCGATGAAACCGGACAATACCTGGAGGAGAATGAACAGTTTGCCCTTGTTGAACGATTCATCTGTTCAGCCACGCCCGGTATTGTCGTAACACCGGTCAGTACATCACTCCTGGCAGAACGCATTGCTGAAGAAACAGGATCCGTTGTCGAGTACACGCGTGTCGGGAGCATATCTGTCGCACGACGGATGCTTGCCCTGGCAGAAGAAGGAAAAACCGTCGTCTTTGGTGGAGAAGGAAACGGAGGGCTCATTCTTCCCGGCCACCAGCACTGCCGTGACGGCGCCATGACTGCCGCGACGATGGTGGCACTGCTGAAATCAAGCGGGAAAACACTCAGTGAACTCCGGGCGACACTGCCGCCCCATGCAATGCTGAAAGATAAAATCTACACTGATTCACCAAAAGAACTCCTTAAAATGGCAGAAAAAACATTTTCAGGAGAGAATCCCGATCTGACGGATGGGGTCAGAGTCAACCGTCAGGGAATGTGGGCACTTCTGCGCCCCTCCGGCACAGAACCCTTTATGCGCCTCTATGTTGAGGCAGAGACAGAAGAGGAAGCCGGGGCATTCAGGGATGAGATAAAAAGAATCATCTCACCCTGA
- the mobB gene encoding molybdopterin-guanine dinucleotide biosynthesis protein B — MRIIHVVGRSNSGKTTFIHSLIPLLMKQGKTAVIKNLHSHYFEQPPGKDTTTHYEHGADIVIGTDPEKAIAAIRNGSLHDILNLLCDQGIEFTIIEGHKEEPFPKVVIGDLEVERCVLRTPEPQDVLTHIGEFAEVFTLQGLVRELKRDCMSDDTGCVAAFNGIVRRITGTDITETLDFSETTTIHTLSADIRREMEQIPGVLGVRFHHRTGIIPAGDDLTYIAVIARHRQEAFAALMHGIDRMKHELHDAGKTLEGEYHGNT; from the coding sequence ATGAGAATTATACACGTAGTCGGCAGGTCAAACAGTGGAAAGACCACATTTATTCATTCCCTCATCCCCCTCCTGATGAAACAGGGAAAAACTGCAGTGATTAAAAACCTTCATTCGCACTATTTTGAACAACCCCCCGGAAAAGACACAACAACCCACTACGAACATGGGGCAGACATTGTCATCGGAACAGACCCGGAAAAAGCAATCGCCGCCATACGCAACGGATCACTACATGATATACTGAACCTTCTTTGCGATCAGGGAATAGAATTCACCATCATTGAAGGGCATAAAGAAGAACCATTTCCAAAAGTTGTTATCGGAGATCTGGAAGTTGAAAGATGCGTCCTCAGGACTCCAGAACCGCAAGATGTCCTTACCCATATCGGTGAATTTGCCGAGGTATTTACCCTTCAGGGACTGGTACGGGAGCTGAAACGAGACTGCATGTCAGATGATACCGGATGTGTAGCCGCATTTAACGGAATCGTACGAAGAATCACCGGGACGGATATAACAGAAACACTGGACTTTTCAGAAACCACAACCATCCATACACTCTCCGCAGATATACGCAGAGAGATGGAACAGATTCCCGGTGTGCTGGGTGTACGTTTCCACCACCGGACAGGAATCATTCCTGCAGGAGATGACCTCACCTATATTGCTGTTATCGCCCGTCACCGTCAGGAAGCATTCGCAGCACTAATGCACGGTATCGACAGAATGAAACATGAATTACATGATGCAGGAAAAACACTGGAAGGAGAATACCATGGAAACACCTGA